One window of Polynucleobacter sp. HIN5 genomic DNA carries:
- the ftsW gene encoding putative lipid II flippase FtsW: MNIRQNRFWNISREGFDGFRSGLRDAVSGVEQTRSRMMEYDQLLVWAVLSLSLIGLVMVYSASITLADGPKYANYSSNHFLIRHLISLGIAVFVGFWVFKIPVKTWDKLAPYIFAVTILLLIAVLIPGIGKGVNGARRWISLGVMNFQPSELMKFAVIIFAASYTVKRQEHLHSFVKGFVPMGLAVALVGLLLMLEPDMGALMVIAIIAMGILFLGGINAKLFAGLTIVGVVIVATVIALSEFRRQRIFAFLDPWQAEHAARKGYQLVHSLMAFGRGEWFGVGLGGSVEKLHYLPEAHTDFILAVIGEELGFVGVFVVILLFYWVVRRAFLIGRTALQLDRSFAGLCAKGIGIWIGWQTFINMGVNLGILPTKGLTLPLVSYGGSAILMNMVAFAVLLKIDYENRILMRGGKL, encoded by the coding sequence ATGAATATTCGTCAGAACCGTTTTTGGAATATCTCGCGCGAAGGCTTTGATGGCTTTCGTTCTGGATTACGAGACGCGGTATCCGGCGTTGAGCAAACTCGATCGCGCATGATGGAATATGACCAATTACTAGTTTGGGCAGTTTTATCCCTGAGTCTTATTGGATTGGTCATGGTTTATTCGGCCTCGATTACCTTGGCAGATGGTCCCAAATATGCCAACTACAGTAGTAATCACTTTTTGATTCGGCATTTGATCTCGCTTGGAATTGCGGTGTTTGTTGGGTTTTGGGTCTTTAAGATTCCGGTGAAAACTTGGGATAAGTTGGCTCCCTATATTTTTGCAGTCACCATTTTGCTCTTAATTGCTGTTTTGATTCCTGGAATCGGTAAGGGTGTAAATGGAGCGCGGCGTTGGATTTCCTTGGGCGTGATGAATTTCCAACCATCCGAGCTGATGAAATTCGCCGTCATTATCTTTGCGGCCAGTTATACCGTCAAACGCCAGGAGCATCTGCACTCCTTTGTAAAGGGCTTCGTACCCATGGGTCTTGCAGTTGCCTTGGTTGGGCTATTGCTGATGCTTGAACCCGATATGGGAGCCCTCATGGTGATTGCCATCATTGCCATGGGCATTTTGTTCTTAGGCGGTATCAATGCCAAATTATTTGCTGGCTTAACGATTGTAGGTGTTGTGATTGTGGCGACCGTGATCGCATTATCCGAGTTTAGGCGTCAGCGCATTTTTGCATTCTTAGATCCTTGGCAAGCCGAGCATGCTGCGCGCAAGGGTTATCAATTGGTTCACTCCTTGATGGCCTTTGGACGTGGTGAATGGTTTGGTGTTGGTTTGGGAGGTAGTGTTGAGAAGTTGCATTACTTACCTGAAGCGCACACCGACTTCATCTTGGCTGTGATTGGGGAAGAACTCGGTTTTGTGGGTGTATTTGTAGTGATTCTGCTTTTTTATTGGGTCGTGCGTCGGGCATTTCTGATTGGGCGTACTGCATTGCAATTGGATCGTAGCTTTGCGGGCTTGTGCGCCAAAGGCATTGGTATTTGGATCGGTTGGCAAACGTTTATCAATATGGGTGTGAATTTAGGCATCTTGCCAACTAAAGGATTAACTTTACCGCTCGTAAGTTATGGGGGTTCAGCCATTTTGATGAATATGGTGGCTTTCGCGGTCTTATTAAAGATTGATTACGAGAACCGAATTTTGATGCGCGGAGGTAAGCTATGA
- the murD gene encoding UDP-N-acetylmuramoyl-L-alanine--D-glutamate ligase, which produces MNQRLLYPFSSSHGDEFARLTSPQILIVGLGESGYAMAKWCLSQGAQVQLADTRPLSKLNSQQQTWLSELKDEGLKSFTPEVSDWKGLLEQADILGISPGLSPLQEPANSFLAICEERKIPVWSEIEFFARSLAALSRMALEADTKYQPNILAITGTNGKTTTSALTAQICERAGRRVALAGNISPAALEKLSSALNEADSFADLPHIWVLELSSFQLHFTHTLNPTAATILNLSQDHLDWHGDMKSYAAAKARILGRDSVLVLNRDDLLVNEVFSHTVDHKVISFGSDTPTESDSFGIERDLNGGGIDWLVWAEPDEATQAMEQEEAQEGFIKRRRRRKNNAYEEADTLRLKRLIPADALRIRGRHNALNALAALALARAAGLGISLLLHGLREYQGEPHRVQTIAVIQDVEYIDDSKGTNVGATVAALMGLGAASGQKNIWLIAGGDGKGQDFAPLSEPIDRFVKGLIVIGRDGPAIKSVCSSAISRGNLQVIDAKDLESAVQSAAQYASAGDLVLLSPACASFDMFKNYQHRADVFVDAVHELANQWSNSPNEHLGASA; this is translated from the coding sequence ATGAACCAGCGCTTACTTTACCCATTTAGTTCCAGCCATGGCGATGAGTTCGCCAGACTAACTTCACCACAAATCCTAATTGTGGGTTTAGGTGAATCTGGCTATGCCATGGCGAAGTGGTGCTTAAGCCAGGGCGCACAAGTACAACTTGCTGATACACGCCCTCTCTCGAAGCTAAATTCACAACAACAAACTTGGCTTAGTGAGCTTAAGGATGAGGGACTCAAGTCCTTTACCCCTGAAGTAAGCGATTGGAAGGGATTGCTCGAGCAAGCTGATATTTTAGGAATCAGCCCTGGCTTATCGCCACTGCAAGAGCCCGCTAATTCATTTTTAGCCATCTGCGAGGAGCGCAAGATCCCTGTTTGGAGCGAAATCGAATTTTTTGCTCGCTCACTTGCTGCTTTGAGTCGGATGGCTTTAGAAGCTGACACGAAGTATCAGCCTAACATTCTGGCAATCACTGGTACCAATGGCAAAACAACCACGAGCGCATTAACGGCTCAGATTTGTGAACGAGCAGGTCGCCGTGTTGCTTTGGCTGGCAATATTAGTCCAGCCGCTCTTGAAAAATTGAGTAGTGCATTGAATGAGGCAGATAGTTTTGCTGATTTGCCTCACATCTGGGTATTGGAGTTATCGAGTTTTCAGTTGCACTTTACCCACACTCTGAATCCAACAGCCGCAACCATTCTTAATCTCTCGCAGGATCACTTAGATTGGCATGGCGATATGAAGTCCTATGCTGCTGCGAAGGCTCGCATTTTAGGAAGGGATTCAGTTTTAGTTCTAAATCGAGATGATTTACTAGTGAATGAAGTATTTAGTCATACAGTCGATCATAAGGTTATCTCTTTTGGAAGTGACACGCCAACGGAGAGTGACTCATTTGGTATTGAGCGTGATTTAAATGGTGGTGGAATCGATTGGTTGGTTTGGGCGGAGCCTGACGAAGCGACCCAAGCGATGGAGCAGGAGGAGGCGCAAGAGGGATTCATAAAGCGTCGCCGTCGTAGGAAAAATAATGCGTATGAAGAGGCAGATACCTTACGACTCAAGCGGTTAATTCCAGCAGATGCGCTTCGTATTCGAGGTCGACACAATGCCCTCAATGCACTTGCCGCACTTGCTCTTGCCCGTGCTGCAGGTTTAGGGATTAGCTTACTTTTACATGGCTTACGTGAGTACCAGGGCGAACCGCATCGGGTTCAAACCATTGCTGTGATTCAAGATGTGGAATACATTGACGATAGTAAGGGTACCAATGTGGGAGCAACCGTTGCTGCATTGATGGGCCTAGGGGCTGCCTCAGGCCAAAAAAATATATGGCTCATTGCGGGCGGTGATGGAAAAGGCCAAGATTTTGCTCCCTTATCTGAACCGATCGATCGATTTGTAAAAGGCCTCATCGTGATAGGCCGTGATGGCCCAGCCATTAAGTCAGTATGCTCAAGCGCGATCAGCCGAGGCAATTTACAAGTGATCGATGCAAAGGATTTGGAGTCAGCTGTTCAGTCGGCAGCTCAATATGCATCAGCGGGTGACCTTGTTTTGTTATCTCCGGCGTGTGCGAGCTTTGATATGTTTAAAAACTATCAACACCGTGCGGACGTGTTTGTGGATGCTGTTCATGAACTCGCGAATCAATGGAGTAATAGTCCCAATGAACATCTAGGGGCATCGGCATGA